A genomic region of Colletotrichum destructivum chromosome 1, complete sequence contains the following coding sequences:
- a CDS encoding Putative FAD/NAD(P)-binding domain, FAD/NAD(P)-binding domain superfamily: MASSSRAMSSLRAAQFAPKASRAANAGRRTLTTTSRQSLRTVAARPRVAAVPQIRTVARQFRRDYADVAPKKPGKVRKTFRWAWRLTYLSALGLVAYVGYVVYDDRHPEEQVELDPSKKTLVILGTGWGSVSLLKKLDTENYNVVVISPRNYFLFTPLLPSCTTGTIEHRSIMEPIRAILRHKKAPVKFYEAEASSVDPDRKVVKILDTSEIKGSMSETEVAYDMLVVGVGAENATFGIPGVRENSCFLKEIGDAQAIRKKIMDCVETAAFKDQSAEDVSRLMHMVVVGGGPTGVEFAGELQDFFEEDIKRLVPEIADRFKVTLIEALPNVLPSFSKQLIEYTEKTFKEEKIDILTKTMVKNVTDTHVQAEATGPDGKKQTLIIPYGLLVWATGNAVRPIIRDLISKIPAQKDSRRGLAVNEYLVVQGTRDIWAIGDCAVAGYAPTAQVAAQEGSFLARLFNNMARTETVEARIQELSKDLNLKPGNAAEAAKEIEAHERQLRRIKDIKPFHYSHQGSMAYIGSEKAVADVSWWNGNIASGGSMTYLFWRSAYLSMCFSTRNRLLVVNDWLKSKVFGRDISRE; the protein is encoded by the exons atggcttcttcctccagAGCCATGAGCTCCCTTCGCGCAGCCCAATTCGCGCCGAAAGCCTCGCGTGCCGCCAACGCCGGTCGCAGAaccctcaccaccacctccagACAGTCCCTCAGAACCGTcgcggcgaggccaagagTCGCTGCTGTCCCCCAGATCAGGACCGTTGCGCGCCAGTTCCGCCGGGACTACGCCGATGTCGCTCCCAAGAAGCCCGGCAAGGTTCGCAAGACCTTCAGATGGGCCTGGCGTCTGACCTACCTCTCCGCCTTGGGCCTCGTCGCCTACGTTGGATACGTCGTCTACGATGACAGACATCCcgaggagcaggtcgagctcgacccCAGCAAGAAGACGCTCGTTATCCTTG GCACTGGCTGGGGATCTGTCTccctgctgaagaagctcgacaCCGAGAATtacaacgtcgtcgtcatctcgcCCAGAAACTACTTCCTCTTcacccctcttctcccctcGTGCACGACCGGCACCATCGAGCACCGCTCCATCATGGAGCCCATCCGCGCCATCCTCCGTCACAAGAAGGCCCCCGTCAAGTTCTACGAAGCCGAGGCCAGCTCCGTCGACCCCGACAGGAAGGTCGTCAAGATTCTGGATACGTCGGAAATTAAGGGCTCCATGTCCGAGACTGAGGTCGCCTACGAcatgctcgtcgtcggtgtcggGGCTGAGAACGCCACCTTCGGCATCCCCGGCGTCCGTGAGAACTCTTGCTTCTTGAAGGAGATTGGTGACGCCCAGGCCATTCGCAAGAAGATCATGGACTGTGTCGAGACCGCCGCCTTCAAGGACCAGTCCGCTGAGGACGTCAGCCGTCTCATGCacatggtcgtcgtcggcggtggcccCACCGGTGTCGAGTTCGCCGGTGAGCTTCAGGACTTCTTTGAGGAGGACATCAAGCGTCTGGTTCCCGAGATCGCCGACCGCTTCAAGGTCACTCTGATCGAGGCTCTCCCCAACGTCctgccgtccttctccaaGCAGCTCATCGAGTACACCGAGAAGACCttcaaggaggagaagattGACATCTTGACCAAGACCATGGTCAAGAACGTCACCGACACCCACGTTCAGGCCGAGGCCACTGGCCCCGACGGAAAGAAGCAGACTCTCATCATCCCCTACGGTCTCCTTGTCTGGGCCACCGGCAACGCCGTCCGCCCCATCATCCGCGACCTCATCTCCAAGATCCCTGCCCAGAAGGACTCTCGCCGCGGGCTGGCCGTCAACGAGTACCTTGTCGTCCAGGGTACTCGTGACATCTGGGCCATTGGCGACTGCGCCGTGGCCGGATACGCCCCAACTGCTCAGGTTGCTGCTCAGGAGGGCAGCTTCCTCGCTAGACTCTTCAACAACATGGCCAGGACTGAGACTGTCGAGGCCCGCATCCAGGAGCTCAGCAAGGACCTCAACCTGAAGCCCGGCAatgccgccgaggctgcCAAGGAGATCGAGGCCCACGAGCGCCAACTCCGTCGCATCAAAGACATCAAGCCCTTCCACTACTCTCACCAGGGCAGCATGGCCTACATTGGTagcgagaaggccgtcgcTGACGTCAGCTGGTGGAATGGCAACATTGCCAGCGGTGGCAGCATGACCTACCTCTTCTGGCGCAGCGCTTACCTCTCTATGTGCTTCAGCA CTCGTAACCGTCTGCTCGTTGTCAACGACTGGCTCAAGTCCAAGGTCTTTGGCCGTGACATATCGAGAGAATAA
- a CDS encoding Putative Ras-associating domain, sterile alpha motif domain, Ubiquitin-like domain superfamily — translation MNFDSGTAYAESDADDEYERSLGPNSPVADDEASPIDSELPSSSEHTPTTYGHRSSADRLPETIISEWTADECADFISTIGLAQYADSFVENEIVGEALVALQHDDLKSMGIASVGHRLTILKSVYDVKKAQDIPIESDHYVPLSADAEAQYATATLKDIKHLVEQLRLRDERMSLVEKDLRRLSEDFRRLREDMLPALRLAKDSSQPLPNVSNNNNQNYGYETVSPPAPTPSSTQSMSLQRQYSTKRIMLGTTPKNSSPSHLQTTHERSMEQTLDPSNAAERAVLSSSHLAAMNGSGTATSPGYPSPNMPSPTSPPTHGGATLGSRSYRSDRSEAPTPSSRSTFAENDHGYKGREQATAPKRGPTPAPDTPSTSNASVEIFKSFRVSMDDPCYKVLPAALKKYQINAPWDQYALYIVYGDQERCLGLEEKPLILFKQLDKEGKKPMFMLRKTNNAQVDPSSEQPGSAGLGARGATTGYDPPGGII, via the exons ATGAATTTCGACTCGGGCACCGCCTACGCAGAGtcggacgccgacgacgaatATGAGCGCAGTCTTGGACCCAACTCGCccgttgccgacgacgaggcatCCCCAATCGACTCCGAGCTTCCCTCTTCCAGCGAGCACACGCCCACCACCTACGGCCACCGCAGCAGCGCCGACCGTTTGCCCGAGACTATCATCTCCGAGTGGACCGCCGACGAGTGCGCCGACTTCATTAGCACTATCGGCCTTGCCCAATATGCCGATAGCTTTGTTG AGAACGAGATAgtcggcgaggccctggTCGCGTTGCAACATGACGACCTCAAGTCCATGGGCATTGCCAGTGTTGGTCATCGCCTCACAATTCTGAAGAGCGTCTACGATGTGAAGAAGGCTCAGGATATCCCTATAGAGAGCGACCACTATGTGCCCTTAT ccgccgacgccgaagctCAGTATGCGACAGCAACCCTCAAGGACATCAAACATCTGGTCGAGCAGCTTCGTCTGCGAGACGAGCGGATGAGCCTGGTGGAAAAGGATCTGCGTCGGCTTTCGGAAGACTTCAGACGCTTGCGCGAGGACATGCTACCTGCCCTGCGCCTGGCTAAGGACTCGTCACAACCACTACCCAATGtctccaacaacaacaaccagaATTACGGTTACGAGACTGTTTCACCCCCGgccccgacgccgtcgtctaCCCAGTCGATGAGCCTGCAGCGCCAGTATTCCACTAAGAGGATCATGCTGGGAACGACGCCCAAAAACAGCTCGCCATCACATCTGCAAACAACCCATGAGAGGTCCATGGAACAGACGCTGGACCCTTCCAACGCTGCAGAGCGAGCTGTCTTGTCGTCATCACATCTGGCAGCCATGAACGGCTCGGGCACGGCTACCTCACCCGGTTATCCGTCTCCGAACAtgccctcgccgacatctCCTCCTACACATGGTGGCGCAACTCTGGGCTCCCGATCGTATCGCTCTGACCGCTCAGAAGCACCCACTCCTTCTTCACGATCGACATTTGCCGAGAACGACCACGGATACAAAGGCCGCGAACAggccacggcgccgaagcGCGGGCCGACCCCCGCCCCCGATACCCCGAGTACGAGCAACGCGTCCGTCGAGATCTTCAAATCGTTCCGAGTCAGCATGGACGACCCATGCTACAAAGTCCTGCCCGCGGCTCTCAAAAAGTACCAGATCAATGCACCTTGGGACCAATACGCCCTCTACATTGTCTATGGTGACCAGGAGCGCTGCTTAGGACTGGAAGAGAAGCCTCTCATTCTGTTCAAACAGCTggacaaggagggcaagaaaCCCATGTTCATGTTGCGGAAGACTAACAACGCACAAGTCGATCCGTCATCAGAACAACCTGGGAGCGCGGGGCTTGGAGCCAGAGGCGCGACAACGGGCTATGATCCGCCCGGCGGTATTATTTAG
- a CDS encoding Putative aminotransferase, class I/classII, pyridoxal phosphate-dependent transferase, major: MPRRIANPFSTSHPSAMPLNEKERRPSRSGNRLANFFTSPKGGKDKDHQTAQQALLAMQQQNISSTQITPSTISLPTISLSTATAGEPDTNEPPTTLYSPPSVVETEKKRRFDAQFGPLLHPSHRYVSKSNDGKPLDPPIIDEPPYYYVLTTYISYLILILFGHARDFFGKRFGEKKHYQALKPQNGYAPLNEDFDNFYVRRLKMRIDDCFARPITGVPGRYITLMDRESRDYNRTYNYTGTHTETLNMSSYNYLGFAQSEGPCADAVEECVKRYALSTCSPRADVGTSDLALEVEKEIASFVGKPASMVFSMGFVTNASSFPALVSKGCLILSDELNHASIRVGARLSGAVISSFKHNDVVDLERKLREAISQGQPRTHRPWKKILVAVEGLYSMEGTMCDLPGIMALKDKYKFYLFIDEAHSIGAVGPRGRGVCDYFGVDPARVDILMGTLTKSFGANGGYVAADKSIIDKLRSSNAATILGESPAPSVLMQILASLRLITGELCPGQGAERLERIAFNSRYLRLGLKRLGLIVYGHDDSPIIPVMLYNPGKMPAFSHEMLKRKISVVIVGYPATPLISSRVRFCVSSAHNKDDLDRLLTAVHEVADKLQIRFSTGIAGGQEPLPEGVTPETEKEWRKANGLEGVYKPPRWRLEDVMARGVQDAKARLR, from the coding sequence ATGCCCCGTAGAATTGCGAatcccttctcgacctctCACCCTTCCGCCATGCCGCTCaacgagaaagaaagaagaccTTCTCGTTCCGGTAACCGCCTCGCCAATTTCTTCACCTCTCCCAAGGGTGGCAAGGATAAGGACCACCAGACAGCCCAGCAAGCCCTCTTGGCCATGCAGCAGCAAAACATTTCTTCGACCCAAATTACTCCCTCGACCATCTCCCTTCCTACAATCTCCCTCTCTACCGCTACCGCTGGTGAGCCGGACACCAATGAACCGCCTACGACCCTCTACTCGCCGCCTTCGGTGGtggagacggagaagaagagacgcTTCGATGCTCAATTCggtcccctcctccaccccaGTCACCGATACGTGAGCAAGTCCAACGACGGCAAGCCGCTCGACCCCCCCATCATCGATGAGCCGCCCTACTACTATGTCCTCACCACCTACATCAGCTACCTgatcctcatcctcttcggccATGCTCGCGACTTCTTTGGCAAGCGCTtcggcgagaagaagcacTACCAGGCCCTCAAGCCCCAGAATGGATACGCCCCTTTGAACGAGGACTTTGACAACTTTTACGTCCGTCGTCTGAAGATGCGTATTGACGACTGCTTCGCACGTCCCATTACCGGCGTCCCCGGCCGCTACATAACCCTCATGGATCGCGAGTCGAGAGATTACAACCGCACTTACAACTACACTGGCACCCACACCGAGACCCTGAACATGAGCTCCTACAACTATCTCGGCTTTGCCCAGTCCGAAGGCCCCTGTGCCGATGCCGTTGAGGAATGCGTCAAGAGATACGCTCTCAGCACCTGCAGCCCCCGCGCTGATGTCGGCACCTCGGACTTGGCTCTAgaggtcgagaaggaaaTCGCCAGCTTCGTGGGCAAACCCGCCTCTATGGTCTTCTCCATGGGTTTCGTCACCAATGCCAGCTCCTTCCCCGCTCTCGTGTCCAAGGGTTGCCTCATTCTCTCTGACGAATTGAACCACGCCTCCATCAGGGTCGGTGCTCGACTCTCTGGTGCCGTCATTTCTTCCTTCAAGCACAACGAtgtcgtcgatctcgagcGCAAGCTCCGTGAGGCCATCTCTCAGGGCCAGCCTCGCACACATCGCCCCTGGAAGAAGATCCTGGTTGCCGTCGAGGGCTTGTACTCGATGGAGGGAACCATGTGCGATTTGCCCGGTATCATGGCTCTCAAGGACAAGTACAAGTTCTACctcttcatcgacgaggcccacagcatcggcgccgttggcccTCGTGGCCGTGGAGTTTGCGACTACTTTGGCGTCGACCCCGCCCGTGTGGACATCCTCATGGGTACTCTCACCAAGTCTTTCGGTGCCAACGGTGGCTACGTTGCGGCAGATAAGAGCATCATCGACAAGTTGCGTAGCTCCAACGCCGCGACCATCTTGGGCGAGTCGCCTGCGCCATCGGTCCTCATGCAGATTCTAGCCTCTCTCCGCCTCATTACCGGCGAGCTCTGCCCCGGCCAGGGTGCGGAGCGTCTGGAACGTATTGCCTTCAACTCCCGCTACCTTCGTCTCGGTCTCAAGCGTCTGGGCCTCATCGTCTACGGCCACGATGACTCCCCCATCATTCCCGTCATGCTCTACAACCCTGGCAAGATGCCCGCCTTCAGTCACGAGATGCTCAAGCGCAAGATTTCCGTCGTCATTGTCGGCTACCCCGCAACGCCTCTTATTAGCTCGCGTGTCCGATTTTGCGTCTCCTCCGCCCACAACAAGGACGACCTCGATAGACTCCTTACTGCCGTTCACGAagtcgccgacaagctccAGATCAGATTCTCCACCGGCATCGCTGGTGGTCAAGAGCCTCTCCCTGAAGGCGTTACCCCCGAAACAGAGAAAGAGTGGCGCAAGGCCAACGGCTTGGAGGGTGTTTACAAGCCTCCTCGCTGGAGGCTCGAGGATGTCATGGCCCGCGGTGTCCAAGATGCCAAGGCTCGCCTGCGGTAA